One stretch of Pradoshia sp. D12 DNA includes these proteins:
- a CDS encoding rhodanese-like domain-containing protein, with translation MKTIEPQEVEAKLAEGQSLNIIDVREVDEVRNGKIPTAVNIPLGLLEFRMNELDKSKEYIVVCHAGGRSARAVQFLESEGYDVTNMNGGMLEWEGKTE, from the coding sequence ATGAAAACAATTGAGCCACAAGAAGTGGAAGCAAAACTAGCTGAAGGGCAGTCCTTAAATATTATTGATGTTCGTGAAGTAGATGAAGTACGTAACGGGAAAATTCCAACAGCGGTTAATATTCCATTAGGCCTGCTTGAATTTCGGATGAATGAGTTAGATAAATCAAAAGAATATATAGTTGTTTGCCATGCAGGAGGAAGAAGCGCCAGAGCTGTTCAGTTCCTTGAATCTGAAGGATACGATGTGACCAATATGAATGGTGGCATGCTAGAGTGGGAAGGGAAAACTGAATAA
- the rraA gene encoding ribonuclease E activity regulator RraA gives MKTADLCDEYADRLSLCKTPFYSYGKKKEFQGEIRTVEVYEDNSMVKESLETIETGTILVVDGGGSLNCALLGDQLAAIAAERKINGIIINGCVRDSADLAHIEVGIKAIGTCPFKSKKRGEGTKGGTLSFGNVEWTPGQFVYADDDGIIISEKPLESKSG, from the coding sequence ATGAAAACGGCTGATTTATGTGATGAGTACGCTGACAGGTTAAGTCTATGTAAAACCCCTTTCTATTCTTATGGTAAGAAAAAGGAATTTCAGGGCGAAATACGAACCGTTGAGGTATATGAAGACAATTCAATGGTAAAAGAAAGCTTGGAAACGATTGAGACTGGAACTATTTTAGTTGTAGATGGTGGGGGCTCTCTAAATTGTGCATTATTGGGTGACCAGTTGGCAGCCATTGCAGCTGAGAGAAAAATAAACGGAATCATTATTAATGGCTGTGTCCGGGATTCAGCTGACTTGGCCCATATAGAAGTTGGAATAAAAGCGATTGGAACATGCCCATTTAAAAGTAAAAAGAGAGGCGAAGGTACAAAAGGCGGAACACTATCATTCGGAAACGTAGAATGGACTCCTGGACAATTTGTGTATGCTGATGATGATGGGATTATTATTTCAGAAAAACCATTGGAATCCAAGTCGGGATAA
- a CDS encoding hemolysin family protein, with translation MDIVNIVLLLFLLVSTMFFVASEFAIVKVRATRIDQLVAEGNRKAMAAKRVVTHLDEYLSATQLGITITSLGIGWLGEPTVKHLIDPLFEKLHIQDSVASIISFVIAFSIITFLHVVVGELAPKSVAIQKAETITMNFARPLIMFYRVMFPIIWALNHSARFITSLFGIKPASEGDIAHSEEELRMILTDSYKKGEINQSEFKYVNNIFEFDDRIAREIMVPRTEIQTFQKDDILEDIVASLNNEQYTRYPVTDGDKDTIIGFVNVKELLTASLRSGLKTDMPIRDYVKPLITVIETIPIHDLLVKMQKERIHIAVLLDEYGGTSGIVTVEDILEEIVGEIRDEFDTDELPEIRRIGDYHYILDAKMLLSEIEDLLGIQMDYPDVDTLGGWFLTHKIDAAIGDTLEEDGFIFTVEDAEDHHLLYIEVKKASE, from the coding sequence ATGGACATAGTTAATATAGTTTTACTTTTATTTTTATTGGTGAGTACGATGTTCTTTGTGGCATCAGAGTTTGCCATTGTTAAGGTCCGTGCGACCAGAATAGATCAGCTTGTTGCAGAAGGAAATCGAAAAGCAATGGCAGCCAAGAGGGTCGTAACACATTTAGATGAATATTTGTCAGCGACACAACTTGGGATTACGATTACATCATTAGGGATCGGTTGGCTTGGGGAGCCCACCGTTAAACATCTCATTGATCCCCTATTTGAAAAATTGCACATCCAGGATTCTGTAGCAAGTATTATTTCCTTTGTGATTGCATTTTCTATTATTACCTTTTTACATGTTGTAGTGGGAGAATTGGCGCCTAAATCCGTTGCGATTCAAAAAGCAGAAACGATTACAATGAATTTCGCACGGCCGCTTATTATGTTTTATAGAGTGATGTTTCCGATTATATGGGCATTGAACCATTCTGCCCGATTTATCACAAGCCTATTTGGCATTAAACCGGCTAGCGAAGGAGACATTGCCCATTCTGAAGAAGAGTTGCGGATGATTCTGACTGACAGTTATAAAAAGGGAGAAATCAATCAATCTGAATTTAAATATGTAAACAATATCTTTGAATTTGATGATCGGATTGCCAGAGAAATCATGGTGCCTCGAACAGAAATTCAAACGTTTCAAAAGGATGATATTTTAGAAGATATTGTTGCTTCTTTAAATAATGAACAATATACGCGCTATCCCGTTACAGATGGAGATAAAGATACGATTATTGGATTTGTGAATGTTAAAGAATTACTAACAGCCAGTCTTAGAAGCGGTTTGAAAACAGATATGCCAATCCGTGATTATGTTAAACCACTTATCACGGTAATTGAAACGATTCCTATTCACGATTTACTTGTGAAAATGCAGAAGGAACGCATACACATAGCCGTGTTACTTGATGAGTACGGCGGTACTTCCGGTATTGTTACGGTTGAGGATATTCTTGAAGAAATCGTTGGGGAAATCCGCGATGAGTTCGATACAGATGAGCTACCAGAGATTCGTAGAATAGGTGACTATCATTATATTCTAGATGCAAAAATGCTATTGTCTGAGATTGAGGATTTGCTTGGAATACAAATGGACTATCCGGATGTAGATACATTAGGCGGTTGGTTTTTAACTCATAAAATCGATGCAGCCATTGGGGATACATTGGAAGAGGATGGATTCATCTTTACTGTAGAGGATGCTGAAGATCACCATCTTTTATATATTGAAGTGAAAAAAGCATCCGAGTAA
- a CDS encoding metal-sensitive transcriptional regulator produces MEYDDKVKNRIKRMEGQLRGILKMMEDGKDCKEVVTQLSAVRSAVDKTIGVIVSSNLIECVKNAEDVEKEKLVNEAVHLLVKSR; encoded by the coding sequence ATGGAATATGATGATAAAGTCAAAAACCGTATTAAGAGGATGGAAGGTCAATTACGCGGGATACTTAAAATGATGGAGGATGGAAAAGATTGCAAAGAAGTCGTGACTCAGTTATCTGCGGTAAGGTCTGCAGTAGACAAGACAATTGGAGTCATTGTCAGCAGTAACCTTATTGAGTGCGTAAAAAATGCGGAAGATGTAGAGAAGGAAAAGTTAGTGAATGAAGCAGTGCATCTGTTGGTCAAAAGTCGCTGA
- a CDS encoding transporter substrate-binding domain-containing protein, which produces MKKNILPFIFLLLLLGSLTACAEKEQMASGAELINNDQFVFTASGEFKPFSYMNDDMTMTGFDIEVGEAIAKQLGLEPVQKQMKFKGIVEGVKTGRADAAVASHTINEARSKFVLFSTPYYYSGPQIFTRPDSDIKTVEDLKGKEVAAAKGSTYADTASRYTSDIKTYDSDVTALKALSNGRHDAVITDFVTGKTAAKEGFKIVGQQLIERSEQAIVLPQDNPKLLEEVNKALEELRKNGTLSKISMKYFGEDITQKPDNKE; this is translated from the coding sequence ATGAAAAAAAATATTCTTCCGTTTATCTTTCTACTCCTTCTGCTAGGTTCCTTGACTGCCTGTGCAGAAAAGGAGCAAATGGCAAGCGGGGCAGAATTGATTAATAACGATCAATTCGTTTTCACCGCTTCCGGGGAATTTAAGCCCTTCAGCTATATGAACGATGATATGACAATGACTGGCTTTGATATTGAAGTTGGGGAAGCCATCGCTAAACAATTGGGGCTTGAGCCTGTCCAAAAACAAATGAAATTCAAGGGAATTGTTGAAGGTGTAAAAACTGGGAGAGCTGATGCCGCAGTGGCCAGCCATACCATTAATGAGGCACGTTCAAAATTCGTCCTCTTTTCCACTCCCTACTACTATTCAGGACCACAAATTTTCACCCGTCCAGACAGTGATATCAAGACAGTTGAAGATTTAAAAGGGAAAGAAGTTGCAGCCGCCAAAGGATCTACATATGCAGACACTGCGAGCAGATATACATCTGATATTAAAACATACGATAGTGATGTGACTGCACTCAAGGCATTAAGCAATGGCCGACATGATGCTGTCATTACCGATTTTGTCACTGGGAAAACCGCTGCCAAAGAAGGCTTCAAAATTGTTGGACAACAGCTGATTGAACGAAGTGAGCAAGCTATAGTGCTTCCACAGGATAATCCAAAACTTCTTGAAGAGGTTAATAAAGCACTTGAGGAACTGCGCAAAAACGGTACTCTATCAAAAATTAGTATGAAATACTTTGGCGAAGATATTA